A window of Costertonia aggregata contains these coding sequences:
- a CDS encoding WG repeat-containing protein has protein sequence MKKTLKRFQNKRGKWGVKNSNGEILIPPTYSFIGEIFNEHYFSFFDGDVNFQCKYSARIMDYYSYINEGSWNGCDIELAYDQPKWGVINSSNMIVVPPIYTAVFVTKPNLIKVSKNGYMIKWIDYENDHSEHWTEIGGKTGVINTNLDIIVPIEYDQITFFQEDDGFIFAQNTFKFLIDIDSPYDVFDFQGNMITKNPPKYEDYVRNL, from the coding sequence ATGAAAAAAACCCTTAAACGATTTCAAAACAAAAGAGGAAAATGGGGAGTGAAAAACTCAAATGGTGAGATTTTAATTCCTCCGACTTATAGCTTTATTGGAGAAATATTTAATGAACACTATTTCTCTTTTTTTGATGGAGATGTAAATTTTCAATGTAAATATAGTGCCAGAATAATGGATTATTACTCCTATATCAATGAGGGCTCTTGGAATGGCTGTGATATTGAATTGGCATATGATCAGCCCAAATGGGGAGTAATCAATAGTTCAAACATGATTGTAGTTCCTCCGATTTATACCGCAGTATTTGTTACTAAACCAAACTTAATTAAAGTAAGTAAGAATGGTTATATGATCAAGTGGATTGATTATGAGAATGATCATAGCGAGCACTGGACAGAAATAGGAGGTAAAACAGGAGTTATTAATACCAATTTGGACATAATTGTTCCAATCGAATATGACCAAATAACATTTTTCCAAGAAGACGATGGATTTATTTTTGCTCAAAACACTTTTAAATTTTTGATAGATATCGACAGCCCATACGATGTCTTTGATTTTCAAGGAAATATGATTACTAAAAATCCTCCAAAATACGAGGATTATGTTCGTAATTTATAA
- a CDS encoding M12 family metallo-peptidase yields MFTNAANNVSNPNQFATTAISELNQSLRNSRIYSSQLTFQSAGVQNVNLPGASNNILNDLANLQTNQTIINLRNQAGADLVVVLVNRNYISGLVLGVAPLNDYGNEDTGYVAMVEADSSTKTYAHETGHMMGCRHDVEYDLISGQAFNNDANIPANLDVNSKGHQWYKRNCFFCQKLYRKSVVANGGTDGLPRLFFSNPDVTEESKSRGPTGTSNRNNYRQLLNARSVVSEYDDFAPLIVGIGGPSTVLVGQEYTMTSNVQNCSGSPTYRWERSDDGFNYFQVGTSSTYSTFALPLNGNLVHFRLTVTCDGQTVSRTRTVFIEGGPGGPFFAKTQLQEFDNETSSSTVYPVPASYEINVMVVSEHDQKATVSLLGIAPFSYQKKLFKGNLNNGGNPLLFDVSSIPQGIYQLIVHGENGIIFEKRILISR; encoded by the coding sequence TTGTTCACAAATGCAGCGAACAATGTTTCCAACCCGAATCAATTCGCAACCACTGCGATATCCGAACTAAATCAATCCTTACGAAATTCAAGGATTTATAGTAGTCAATTGACCTTTCAATCGGCAGGTGTCCAAAATGTAAATCTGCCGGGAGCCAGTAACAATATCTTGAATGATTTGGCAAATTTACAGACAAACCAGACGATTATAAATCTTCGCAACCAAGCAGGTGCTGATTTGGTCGTTGTTCTGGTAAATAGAAATTATATTTCGGGCCTTGTTCTAGGGGTTGCTCCGCTGAACGATTACGGTAATGAGGATACAGGTTATGTAGCGATGGTCGAAGCGGATTCCAGTACCAAGACCTATGCTCATGAGACTGGCCACATGATGGGCTGTAGACATGATGTGGAATATGATTTGATCTCTGGTCAGGCCTTTAACAACGATGCCAACATACCGGCAAATTTGGATGTTAATTCAAAAGGGCATCAATGGTACAAGAGAAATTGTTTTTTCTGCCAAAAACTATATCGAAAGAGTGTAGTCGCAAACGGGGGAACCGACGGTTTACCAAGGCTCTTTTTCTCCAATCCCGATGTTACTGAGGAAAGTAAATCAAGAGGTCCCACAGGTACTTCAAATAGAAATAATTACCGACAATTGCTGAATGCACGCTCAGTGGTATCGGAATATGATGATTTTGCTCCCCTGATAGTTGGCATTGGTGGCCCCTCCACGGTTCTTGTGGGCCAAGAGTACACTATGACCTCCAACGTACAGAATTGTTCTGGTTCTCCCACCTATCGATGGGAACGCAGTGACGATGGGTTCAACTATTTTCAAGTAGGAACTTCAAGTACCTATTCTACCTTTGCCTTGCCATTAAACGGTAACTTGGTACACTTTAGATTGACGGTGACCTGTGATGGGCAAACCGTATCTAGGACAAGAACGGTCTTCATAGAGGGAGGCCCTGGTGGCCCGTTCTTCGCCAAAACTCAACTTCAAGAGTTTGATAATGAAACCTCCAGTTCTACTGTATACCCTGTACCGGCATCCTATGAAATCAATGTTATGGTCGTTTCTGAACACGACCAAAAGGCAACCGTCTCTTTGCTTGGTATAGCACCCTTTTCTTATCAGAAAAAGCTTTTTAAGGGAAACTTAAACAATGGGGGAAATCCATTGCTCTTCGATGTTTCGAGTATACCACAGGGCATTTACCAACTCATTGTACATGGGGAAAACGGTATTATATTTGAGAAACGTATTCTAATTTCAAGATAA
- a CDS encoding tetratricopeptide repeat protein, with amino-acid sequence MLSNLGRELQVIELAQDLIDQKIDSSYLNFLLGRSYFYEKERDKALKYLERALEMDRENIEAENLLDKLKS; translated from the coding sequence ATGTTAAGCAATCTTGGACGGGAATTGCAAGTAATAGAATTGGCGCAAGATCTTATTGACCAAAAAATTGACTCCTCATATCTGAATTTCTTATTGGGAAGGAGCTATTTTTATGAAAAAGAACGGGACAAGGCGTTAAAATATTTGGAAAGGGCCCTTGAAATGGATAGGGAAAACATCGAGGCAGAAAATTTGCTGGACAAACTCAAGTCTTAA
- a CDS encoding DUF7683 domain-containing protein, which translates to MKLIRQFDVFEKTRDEIFEEIEIEDFDLETVKGFIDNVNSDPLLYNSYKIEGEIKLYFEKLGYKFSTERYEYFLCCYQDNREPKFK; encoded by the coding sequence ATGAAATTAATAAGGCAGTTTGATGTGTTTGAAAAAACCAGAGACGAAATATTCGAAGAGATTGAAATTGAGGACTTCGATTTGGAAACAGTCAAGGGCTTTATTGATAATGTAAATAGTGATCCGCTTCTCTACAATTCATACAAAATTGAAGGTGAAATAAAATTGTACTTCGAGAAACTCGGCTATAAATTTTCCACTGAAAGATATGAATATTTCTTATGTTGCTATCAAGATAATAGAGAACCGAAGTTCAAATAA
- a CDS encoding LexA family protein codes for MEGAGLYDGDLLIIDRSIEPCDGCIAVCFVEGEFTVKRIKKEKEKVTLLPENPNYKPIVIEGDTILVIWGVVTYSIKNHQKK; via the coding sequence ATTGAGGGAGCAGGGCTCTATGATGGGGATTTACTGATAATCGATAGGAGTATCGAGCCGTGCGATGGCTGTATTGCGGTCTGTTTTGTGGAAGGTGAGTTTACCGTAAAACGCATCAAAAAGGAAAAGGAAAAGGTTACCCTATTGCCGGAGAATCCCAATTACAAACCCATCGTTATCGAAGGGGATACCATACTGGTGATTTGGGGCGTGGTAACATACAGTATCAAGAACCATCAAAAGAAATGA
- a CDS encoding DUF6694 family lipoprotein, which yields MKRAIPTLILICLLFNSCQKKIDGSTKESLKKSIAEIEETLDKKKKKEFRESMGLILFRGQLDFFSLTNGGATKKLEGLQSVLDGMTADDIIAEGNKIRKELDE from the coding sequence ATGAAAAGAGCAATCCCAACGTTAATTCTAATTTGCCTTTTGTTCAATTCTTGTCAAAAGAAAATAGACGGCTCTACAAAGGAATCGTTAAAAAAATCAATAGCGGAGATAGAAGAAACACTTGATAAAAAGAAGAAAAAAGAATTTCGTGAATCTATGGGGCTGATACTTTTCAGGGGACAACTTGATTTCTTTAGCTTAACGAACGGTGGTGCTACAAAAAAACTAGAAGGCCTCCAAAGTGTATTGGATGGAATGACCGCTGACGACATAATTGCGGAAGGCAATAAAATAAGAAAGGAATTGGACGAATAA
- a CDS encoding DUF427 domain-containing protein, producing the protein MKKKVRTNWLQKARENWNHKGDKRPPFAIEPNKGQRSVWDFPRPPIIEKVRKSVLVNCQDGTIADSKNALAVLETASPPTYYIPQVDIDMGSLVPIHGKASMCEWKGRAIYLALKTMRELPVAWYYPNPFPEFQELKDHLAFYPQHLECYIDGERAKAQASDFYAGWITEDLAGPFKGEKGTEHW; encoded by the coding sequence ATGAAAAAAAAAGTACGGACGAATTGGTTACAAAAGGCCCGAGAGAACTGGAATCACAAAGGCGATAAAAGGCCACCCTTCGCTATTGAGCCAAACAAAGGGCAGCGTTCGGTATGGGATTTTCCGAGGCCACCTATAATCGAAAAAGTGAGAAAATCGGTATTGGTAAATTGTCAAGATGGGACGATTGCTGATTCAAAAAATGCCCTTGCGGTCTTGGAGACGGCCAGTCCACCAACATATTATATTCCCCAAGTAGATATTGATATGGGTTCACTAGTGCCGATACACGGAAAGGCTTCGATGTGTGAATGGAAGGGACGTGCCATATATCTGGCTTTGAAAACCATGAGAGAGCTACCAGTGGCTTGGTACTATCCAAATCCCTTTCCCGAGTTTCAGGAACTGAAAGATCACTTGGCATTCTATCCCCAGCACCTCGAATGTTATATAGATGGAGAAAGGGCAAAGGCTCAGGCAAGCGATTTTTATGCAGGATGGATTACCGAAGATTTGGCAGGGCCCTTTAAAGGGGAAAAAGGAACAGAACACTGGTAA
- a CDS encoding tyrosine-type recombinase/integrase, whose translation MNLNFYLSSYVKKNGTQLIRLKMETSNRDVQYLDSGISVKSTQWDDKRKKIKRHPIEEKLNTSLNTLLLSLQKLYYENEGVSAKRLLFLYKNSQKYDSSSFLDFYQQIVDEARLKGKIRTANTQQKYIKKLKEFARHVSFSDLSVQFAKDYEQWMLEKGNKVNTVASNFKSLYAVLNKAVAIGIIKVNPIKGYQIVTENTEKESLTFGEISKLSDLEIPAHHKGMSKARDMFLFSFFTAGMRFSDVCRLKWENIIGNEIVYTMGKSKTRAGAKRTLPVTPKTIDIIEKYKGKDETFVFPPLYGMADKPAEKIEHRLYISNNAANRSLRIACEKAGIKKRVSMHMAKHSFADFAVKSNTGMLMISKLLGHTKLSTTQHYLKDFYHKEETEEINRLFG comes from the coding sequence ATGAACCTTAATTTCTACCTTTCTTCTTACGTCAAGAAAAATGGCACGCAATTGATTAGGCTCAAGATGGAGACCTCGAACAGGGATGTGCAATATTTGGATTCGGGAATCTCTGTCAAAAGTACTCAATGGGACGATAAAAGAAAAAAAATTAAGCGTCATCCCATAGAGGAAAAACTCAACACCAGTTTGAATACCCTTTTGCTTTCACTTCAGAAACTATATTATGAAAATGAGGGTGTTTCAGCGAAAAGACTCCTTTTTCTTTACAAAAATTCCCAAAAGTACGACTCCAGTTCCTTCTTGGATTTTTATCAACAGATAGTGGATGAGGCCAGGCTCAAAGGAAAAATACGTACGGCCAATACACAGCAGAAGTATATAAAAAAGTTGAAGGAGTTTGCAAGACACGTTTCATTTTCAGATTTATCAGTTCAGTTTGCTAAAGATTATGAACAATGGATGCTGGAAAAAGGAAATAAGGTAAATACCGTTGCCTCAAACTTTAAATCGCTGTATGCGGTTCTGAACAAGGCAGTTGCCATTGGTATAATTAAGGTAAATCCAATAAAAGGCTATCAAATTGTTACCGAGAATACAGAAAAGGAATCCCTTACATTCGGTGAAATCAGCAAGCTATCTGATTTAGAAATTCCAGCGCATCACAAAGGGATGTCAAAGGCAAGGGATATGTTTTTATTTTCGTTTTTTACCGCCGGCATGCGCTTCTCCGATGTATGCCGACTCAAATGGGAAAATATCATCGGGAATGAGATTGTCTACACCATGGGAAAATCTAAAACCCGTGCCGGTGCAAAAAGAACTTTACCAGTTACCCCTAAGACAATCGATATAATAGAGAAATACAAAGGAAAGGATGAAACGTTCGTCTTCCCCCCACTCTATGGTATGGCAGACAAACCGGCAGAAAAAATTGAGCACCGACTGTATATTTCAAACAATGCTGCCAATCGGTCTTTAAGAATTGCATGCGAAAAGGCGGGCATCAAAAAACGGGTAAGTATGCATATGGCAAAACACTCGTTTGCCGACTTTGCGGTAAAATCCAACACAGGAATGCTGATGATTTCCAAACTTTTGGGACATACCAAATTATCAACAACCCAGCATTATCTAAAAGATTTCTATCATAAGGAAGAGACTGAAGAAATTAATCGATTGTTCGGATAG
- a CDS encoding DUF6090 family protein, with protein sequence MKMERKNIGYVLREILIVIIGITIAFSMNKCSDSIKNNSVRKEYIMNLIGDISTDRDVLQANLIAIDKKIETCNEMIAILNSDPDGKLQLFNMVFEVLDYEIFNPESITYSTLINSGDMKLINDFGLKKAIQGHYTNYEYVDDIYQKHLALIRDYLGNYMINNADYDEVTKGRLPFLDKTKLKNIIRALTTTLLEKKEAARKGIDSCDSVLTVLRSY encoded by the coding sequence ATGAAAATGGAAAGGAAAAATATCGGGTATGTTCTCAGGGAAATACTTATAGTGATAATCGGTATCACCATTGCCTTCAGTATGAACAAATGCTCGGACAGTATAAAGAACAATAGTGTCCGGAAAGAGTATATAATGAATCTCATAGGAGATATATCCACGGATAGGGATGTATTGCAGGCGAACCTTATCGCAATTGATAAAAAGATTGAAACCTGTAATGAAATGATCGCTATCTTGAACTCGGATCCGGATGGGAAACTGCAGCTCTTCAATATGGTCTTCGAAGTGCTTGACTACGAAATTTTCAATCCCGAGAGCATCACGTACAGTACGCTAATCAACTCCGGTGATATGAAATTGATAAATGATTTTGGGCTGAAAAAAGCGATTCAGGGCCATTATACAAATTATGAATACGTAGACGACATCTATCAGAAGCATTTGGCATTGATCCGTGATTATTTGGGGAACTACATGATAAACAATGCGGATTACGATGAAGTGACGAAGGGTAGGTTGCCTTTCCTTGACAAAACAAAACTCAAGAATATTATACGTGCATTGACAACCACGTTATTGGAGAAAAAAGAAGCGGCCCGAAAGGGAATCGATAGCTGCGACAGTGTCCTAACGGTATTAAGATCGTATTGA
- a CDS encoding DinB family protein — translation MKQILILTCIVISSLVNSPLLAQQNAFIEDYLERLENSRKYLILVAETMPEDKYNFKATPDSKSFAENLMHIGYALDWHSQSLLGERESRNWKTDTTFAPLNKSKKEMIATIEKAFDETISLIEQFDTSKLDDELDYFGLNRSKRQIFLLLSDHVTHHRGQILVYLRLNGVVPPRYVLFQ, via the coding sequence ATGAAGCAGATTCTTATTCTAACTTGCATCGTCATAAGCAGCTTAGTTAACTCGCCATTGCTAGCTCAACAGAATGCTTTTATAGAGGATTATTTGGAGCGATTGGAAAACTCCCGAAAGTATTTAATTCTCGTGGCGGAAACCATGCCCGAGGATAAATACAACTTCAAAGCAACTCCTGATTCTAAGAGCTTCGCGGAAAATTTAATGCACATCGGATATGCGTTGGATTGGCATAGTCAATCCTTGCTGGGTGAACGAGAATCACGGAATTGGAAAACGGACACTACTTTTGCGCCATTAAATAAATCTAAAAAAGAAATGATTGCAACAATCGAAAAAGCTTTTGATGAGACCATATCCCTGATCGAACAATTTGATACGTCAAAACTCGATGATGAGTTGGATTATTTCGGATTGAACAGATCAAAACGACAAATTTTCTTACTTCTGTCTGATCATGTTACCCATCACAGAGGACAAATCCTTGTGTACCTAAGACTAAACGGTGTAGTACCTCCAAGATACGTTCTGTTTCAATAA
- a CDS encoding VPS10 domain-containing protein, whose translation MKKFLLLLLFVSTIGFGQKEYLADLPIRGAVSEIGISPSEKLWLATKPGNTYYADSIQGLWRFGPMQPKGITGGGIYERVNFFSEDTLMISGYIHGDDSNTDFVLWSGDQGKTWEEIKFGKGSWIDAAFINDNGKAWMSGSSQLIYYTEDSGKTWQEFDRIEKKKSVLRFSTIHFSKDESIGLFGSFWNKVYKTKDNCKTWERVPTPLDQKKYERLSKKHRPDIRKIRTFGNYYLINQQGNVFWSEIDSVNWKELPQIKDFEVSENESVYLLDNDLKVELRDSKFQVVFKSEKSLGHYPIAIGVRNNNFFALSSKKIYKINQFEFGASKLLTKEIPIPRPQIRLMYRNEPYGFEGSTVFKFDKKKNSWYRFMELDFFISNAVFKDGKIIIADQTRKNRFYLDTIDKKIEKYELPESLVDLSNNPIKNISFAIGSYGCFHRNSQIREYSLKNESFVLKRNEGEIFSNMPKEIRVAAINDFITEIDASRYGNNKVEDLEITPSDLESFKKFISKSEKRIAKKGIDVFDNLGAYSFPGENTYFEFYKNVADNFDSIPEVVLDNVFAQRSSMWSTTTNWRKVTFEFRNGRTLTIENSSFKPNYLNTPWTINHDGLLFTSNSIKLAKQLNKLTQGGMFNGSTGDKNFAIFQIADYMYRQSLTASK comes from the coding sequence ATGAAGAAATTTTTACTCCTTTTACTTTTTGTATCGACAATTGGCTTTGGGCAAAAAGAATATTTGGCTGACCTCCCTATTAGAGGAGCGGTTTCTGAAATCGGTATTTCACCGTCGGAAAAATTATGGTTAGCTACGAAACCGGGCAACACTTATTATGCAGATAGCATTCAGGGACTTTGGCGTTTTGGTCCTATGCAACCAAAGGGAATTACAGGTGGAGGTATCTACGAGAGAGTTAACTTCTTTTCGGAAGACACCTTAATGATATCTGGCTATATTCATGGCGATGACTCCAATACAGATTTTGTCCTATGGTCGGGTGACCAGGGAAAAACATGGGAAGAAATAAAATTTGGTAAAGGCAGTTGGATAGACGCAGCTTTTATTAATGATAACGGAAAGGCATGGATGAGCGGTTCTTCTCAGTTGATATATTATACAGAAGACAGTGGAAAAACATGGCAAGAATTCGATAGAATAGAAAAGAAAAAGAGTGTTCTCAGGTTTTCTACCATTCACTTTTCCAAAGATGAGAGTATTGGGTTATTCGGTTCATTCTGGAATAAAGTTTATAAAACAAAAGATAATTGTAAAACTTGGGAGAGAGTACCGACTCCATTAGACCAGAAAAAATATGAAAGGCTTTCAAAGAAACATAGACCAGATATTCGTAAAATAAGAACCTTCGGGAATTATTATCTTATCAATCAGCAAGGCAATGTATTCTGGTCTGAAATAGATTCGGTTAATTGGAAAGAGCTTCCGCAGATAAAGGATTTTGAGGTGTCTGAAAACGAGTCTGTCTATCTACTTGATAATGATTTGAAAGTTGAACTGAGGGATTCTAAATTTCAGGTCGTTTTTAAATCAGAAAAGAGTCTTGGACATTACCCTATAGCAATCGGTGTGAGGAACAACAATTTTTTCGCCCTTTCTAGTAAGAAAATTTACAAAATTAATCAGTTTGAGTTTGGCGCATCAAAATTACTTACCAAAGAGATTCCAATTCCCAGACCTCAAATAAGGCTAATGTATAGAAATGAGCCGTATGGTTTTGAAGGAAGCACCGTATTTAAGTTCGATAAGAAGAAAAATAGTTGGTACCGATTTATGGAACTTGATTTTTTTATTTCCAATGCTGTTTTTAAGGATGGTAAAATAATAATTGCCGACCAAACCCGAAAAAATAGGTTCTATTTAGACACCATTGATAAAAAGATAGAAAAATATGAACTACCAGAATCCCTTGTTGATTTATCCAATAACCCTATAAAAAATATATCATTTGCTATCGGAAGCTATGGATGTTTTCATAGAAACTCTCAAATACGCGAATATAGCTTGAAGAATGAGTCTTTTGTTCTTAAAAGAAACGAAGGAGAGATATTTTCAAATATGCCTAAGGAAATTCGTGTTGCTGCAATAAATGATTTTATTACAGAGATAGATGCTTCTCGATATGGAAACAATAAAGTTGAAGACTTGGAGATTACCCCCAGTGATTTAGAAAGTTTCAAAAAATTCATTTCCAAAAGTGAAAAAAGAATAGCTAAAAAAGGGATTGATGTTTTTGATAATTTGGGTGCTTACTCTTTTCCTGGAGAAAACACATATTTTGAATTTTACAAAAATGTGGCGGATAATTTTGATAGCATTCCCGAGGTTGTGCTTGATAATGTTTTTGCTCAACGTTCTTCGATGTGGAGTACGACTACTAATTGGAGGAAAGTAACTTTTGAATTTAGGAATGGTCGAACCCTTACCATAGAGAATTCTAGCTTTAAACCCAATTATTTAAACACTCCTTGGACGATTAATCATGATGGTCTGTTATTTACAAGTAATTCCATAAAACTTGCCAAGCAATTGAATAAGCTAACTCAAGGAGGTATGTTCAATGGTTCGACAGGAGATAAAAATTTTGCTATTTTTCAAATTGCGGATTATATGTACCGTCAATCCTTGACAGCATCCAAATAA
- a CDS encoding S41 family peptidase → MNRIKLFFIVILGVFASCGSDENDIPPANTKVVSFLNEVVDIMETYSINRNTIDWNDFRSKVLERGSRAESISQTEEALRLALVLLGDNHSSIRKQNGFFISESNVRCRPLPLETVVTPDNIGYIRVASFSGTDMEAVVSFAERLQETIRIRDSKDITGWIVDLRNNTGGNMWPMLVGIGPILGEGIVGHFIGPDNFIQEWSFLDGVAMLDSNIMVQVSENYKLFNPNPKVAVLLNKAVISSGEAIAISFIGRENTMSFGAETCGLSTANAGFELSNGWFLALTTSDMADREQNVFGGPIVPDMLSSEKAIIRNAIVYLND, encoded by the coding sequence ATGAACCGTATTAAGTTGTTTTTCATTGTTATCCTTGGTGTATTCGCTTCCTGCGGATCTGATGAGAATGATATTCCCCCCGCCAATACAAAAGTGGTCAGTTTTCTCAACGAAGTGGTGGATATTATGGAAACGTACTCCATCAATAGAAATACCATAGATTGGAACGACTTTCGAAGTAAAGTTTTGGAAAGAGGGTCAAGGGCAGAAAGTATATCCCAAACAGAAGAGGCCTTGCGTTTAGCTTTAGTTCTACTAGGAGACAACCATAGCTCCATAAGAAAGCAAAACGGCTTCTTCATTTCTGAATCCAATGTAAGGTGTAGACCTTTACCGCTCGAAACGGTTGTCACACCAGATAATATTGGCTATATAAGAGTAGCTTCTTTCTCGGGGACTGATATGGAAGCCGTGGTCTCTTTTGCAGAAAGGCTTCAGGAAACAATCAGAATAAGGGATAGTAAGGACATAACAGGATGGATTGTTGATTTAAGAAATAATACGGGAGGCAACATGTGGCCAATGCTTGTAGGAATCGGGCCCATTCTTGGCGAAGGTATCGTTGGTCATTTCATTGGCCCCGACAATTTTATCCAAGAGTGGTCTTTTTTAGACGGTGTGGCTATGCTTGACTCCAATATCATGGTTCAAGTTTCCGAGAATTATAAACTGTTCAATCCAAATCCAAAGGTAGCGGTACTACTAAACAAGGCGGTAATCAGTTCGGGGGAGGCCATAGCCATTTCATTCATTGGTCGAGAAAATACCATGAGCTTTGGAGCTGAGACTTGTGGATTATCCACGGCCAATGCAGGATTTGAACTCAGTAATGGATGGTTTTTGGCACTCACAACTTCGGATATGGCGGATCGGGAACAAAATGTATTTGGTGGCCCCATCGTTCCTGATATGTTATCATCAGAGAAAGCAATTATTAGAAATGCGATCGTTTATCTAAACGATTAA
- a CDS encoding HAD family hydrolase codes for MQKVHSDNFRIVLAAMSHLTEAKRITSIMGVYEKFDLILTHDDVSFGKPNAEIYEKTRTYLSSKSEECLVIEDSVNGIKAGLVGGMHVFAVTNSVTRESVHACDLLGPEYIVDNLKDLIPKVYSFIKNRKKVR; via the coding sequence TTGCAAAAAGTGCATTCCGATAACTTCCGTATTGTTCTGGCCGCCATGTCCCATTTGACCGAGGCCAAAAGAATTACTTCCATAATGGGCGTTTATGAAAAGTTTGACCTGATCCTTACTCATGACGATGTTAGTTTTGGGAAGCCGAACGCCGAGATTTATGAAAAAACAAGAACCTATCTTAGTTCAAAATCCGAAGAATGCCTAGTTATTGAAGATTCGGTCAATGGCATAAAGGCAGGACTCGTTGGGGGAATGCATGTTTTTGCCGTTACGAACAGTGTTACCAGGGAATCGGTTCATGCCTGCGATCTTCTTGGCCCCGAATACATTGTTGACAATCTGAAAGATTTGATTCCAAAGGTATATAGCTTCATCAAAAATCGGAAAAAAGTGCGCTAA
- a CDS encoding DUF1028 domain-containing protein, translating to MKRHTTALVFILLLTTITSHSQNLPSLLTQKDINSTFSILAYDETNKEWGVAVATNNIYVGNSTIYVKPGLGAFSVIAETEPRYAVEGFIKLKEGKSIEQAITEVKKSDDQANYRQVSGLDSKGNAFAFTGQSLKYWKGKASEIMGTKFVVMGNQLGDKVLSNMSNTFENSEGTLAQRLLKSLIAGQNAGGQISGKQSAAIVVKGEHNEWYNQIDLRVDNSKNPIKELKTLMDYHYGRIRLNQALYANREGNIKRAKDILREAESMLEGWNGMYARIAGANIALGKENEAVKWIKKGLAENPNWSVNIPAFYLLREHQEMKDIVNPESLRQRIGKVPWTC from the coding sequence ATGAAACGTCACACTACTGCTCTGGTCTTTATTCTGCTTTTGACCACTATTACCTCCCATTCACAAAATCTACCCAGCTTACTGACCCAAAAAGATATCAATTCAACTTTTTCCATTCTGGCCTACGACGAGACCAATAAAGAATGGGGAGTCGCAGTGGCCACGAACAACATTTATGTGGGAAATTCCACGATTTACGTCAAACCTGGACTAGGGGCTTTTTCGGTAATTGCCGAAACCGAACCAAGATATGCGGTTGAAGGATTCATAAAGCTGAAAGAAGGTAAATCAATTGAGCAGGCGATTACCGAAGTCAAGAAGAGCGACGACCAGGCAAATTACCGACAAGTTTCAGGTTTGGACTCAAAAGGGAACGCTTTTGCTTTCACCGGTCAATCGTTAAAATATTGGAAAGGAAAAGCGTCTGAAATTATGGGAACGAAATTCGTTGTAATGGGCAATCAACTTGGCGATAAAGTATTGTCGAATATGTCAAATACTTTTGAAAATTCTGAAGGAACTTTAGCTCAACGACTTTTAAAAAGCCTGATTGCCGGACAAAATGCGGGCGGACAAATTTCAGGAAAGCAATCTGCCGCAATAGTTGTGAAAGGCGAGCATAACGAATGGTACAATCAAATCGACCTTCGAGTGGACAATTCAAAAAATCCTATTAAGGAATTGAAGACTTTAATGGATTACCATTACGGTCGAATACGATTAAATCAAGCTTTGTACGCTAATCGAGAAGGAAATATAAAAAGAGCAAAAGATATATTACGGGAAGCTGAATCAATGTTGGAAGGTTGGAATGGAATGTACGCTAGAATTGCAGGTGCCAACATTGCATTGGGTAAAGAAAACGAGGCCGTAAAGTGGATAAAAAAGGGACTTGCGGAAAACCCCAACTGGTCGGTCAATATCCCTGCCTTCTATTTATTGAGAGAGCATCAGGAAATGAAGGATATTGTCAATCCGGAATCATTACGACAAAGGATTGGGAAAGTGCCCTGGACATGTTAA